The sequence below is a genomic window from Thalassobaculum sp. OXR-137.
GCTGGTCTGGGCGGGATCGAACATGATCTCGATCGCCTCCGCATGGGTGCCGTGGTTGCGGTACGTCGCGTTGGGCACATCGCCGCCCGAATAGCCGACGCGTGTGGCGACGATCCCAGGCTGCTTGCGGATCAGATCCTGCATGCCCCAGAAACAGCCGCCGGCCAGAACGGCGCGTTGGGTCTTGTCTGCCATGGCTCAGCCCTTTCCTTGTTCTCGAACAGGTCGCGACCCTGAACATAGTCCCGAGCCGCGCCGTCTTCGAGATGCATCACGATCAAGATTGCGTGGAGGCCGGCCTGCCGATGGACGCCCCCGAGCGCCGCTAGGACGGCTCGGTGGCATCTTGCGAGGGCGCTTCGGCGCGGACCGGCGTGACGTCGGCCTCGCAGGAGGCGCCTTTCCAGTAGCCGAACAGTGTCGACTCGCGGTCACGGTAGATCGGACCTTCCATCGCCATCGGGTACCAGTGGCCGTCGTTGCTCAGCCGTTCGCCGGTGAGGTTGACGATGTCGCCTTCCTGGGCGGTCGTCCGAACGGGACCGCCCAGACGCGTCCACTCGTTGATCGCGTAGGCTTGGCCCTGTTCGATCTGGATGCCGGGCAGTTCCCATTCCGTCGGCAAGGTGTCCCACACGCAACTCCATTTCACCGCGTAGGACAGCTCGGGCCGGGTCGGGCGCTGCACGGGCGCCGAATCCGTCACCGGCACGTTCTCCGGGGACAGGACGTCCAATGCCGGATAGTTGGTGGACGACGTGTCCACGCACCCCGACAGTCCTATGATCGCGGCGGCAGTAAGAAGTTCGTATCTCATTTGTCTCTCCCATCTTGTCGATAATAGAAGTCTAGGTATGGCCAAAAATAATCATGATTAAAGATAATCTATGAGTATTCCGCTGATTTACATTCCGATTGACCGGTAATAGATTGCATAGACTTACGATCCGGTCTTTAACATGAAGCAATGTATCGAGAATTCGCCGCCGAAAGGGTGGCGAATTCTCGAACTTTGGGTTATCCGGGCGCCGCACCGAGCGCGCTGTCGCGCCGCACACGCCGCTGCTCCACCGCCTCCGCCAGGGCGTTGCCCAGGCTGTTGATCGTGTCGACGTTGTCCGTGCGCAGGACCCGGTCGAGCCACAGGATCGCGGCGTCCTCGTTCGACGCCACCCCCTGCACCTCGAGATAGGCCTTGGCGATGGTCAGCAGGGCGCCGCTATGGCCGCTGCGGGCCGCCTCCAGCAGGTATTCCGCACCCTTCTGGTAATCCTGCTCGACCACCCTACCGTCGAGATAGAGGCGGCCGAGAACCACCTTGGCATAGGCGTGGTTCTGCTCCGCGCTCTCGCGCAGCAGCGCCAGCGCCCGGTCCGGCCACTTCTCGCCGCCGACGCCTTCGAGATAGGCGTTGGCCAGGGCGGTGCGCGCGTAGATATGGCCGCGATCGGCGGCCCGCCGCAGCAGATCGACGCCTTCGGCCTCATCCTTCGCCAGCCGCTTGCCGGAGATCCGTTCGCTGGCCAGCGTGACCATGGCGGGCACGTCGCCGTTGTCGACGGCTTGCTCCAGCCAGCGTTCGGCCGCCGGCAGATCGGCGGCGATGCCGCTTCCGTTCAGCAGCGCCTGGCCGAGCACGCGCATAGCGATCGGGTTTCCGGTACGGGCCGCCTCGCGGAGCAGGCGTGCACCCCGTTCCGGCCGGGCCGCGACACGCTCTCCCGCCATGTAGAGGCGTCCGAGATCCGCCTTGGCGGCCATGTCGCCCTGGGCCGAGGCCCGCTCCAGCAGATCGACCGCCCGGTCGGCGTCGGGGCTGACGCCCTCGCCGTCCAGGTAGAGATCCGCCAGCCGGCGCATCGCATCGGCCCGGCCGGCATCCGCCGCCTTGCGGTACCAGCGGACCGCCGAGCGGGGATCGGCCGTTGGCAACATACCCTCGCGGTGGGCATCGCCGAGCAGGACCATGGCATAGGCGTCGCCGTCCGCGGCGGCCTGGCCCAGCAGGCGCTCGGCCTTCGCCGGCGCCGGGTCGACGCCGCGGCCTTCCAGATAGGCGCGGCCGACCTCGGTGCGGGCGCTGGTGTCGCCGGCGGCGATCGCCTTGTCCAGCCAGCGCATCCCTTCGGCCGGGCGGGGCGGCTGACCGCCGATCCCGTCCATGTAGAGCCGGCCGATCTCGCCATAGACCTTCTCGTCGCCGGCCTCGGCGGCGATCTTGTAGTAGCGCAGCGCCTTGCGGTCGTCGCGGGGCAGGGCCTCGCCCTTGTCGTAGAGCCGGCCGAGCGTGGCGGCGCTGCTGGCGTCGCCCTGCTCGGCGGCGGCGGCAAGGATGTCGATGCCCTGGCGCAGATCGGCAGGGCCGGTCGGCTGGGCGATCATCATCCTGCCGAGATCGACATCGGCGGAGTCGTGCCCCATGTCGCGCGCCGTCTCGAACAGCCGACGGGCCTTTGCCGGATCGCGCGCCACACCCTCGCCGTCGCGATAGGCGCGGGCGAGGTAGAGGGTGGAGCCGACCTGACCCTGGGCGGCGGCCCGCTCGTGCCAGGTGAAGGCCTGGACGGGATCGCGGGGAATCCCCGTGCCCTTGGCATAGTAGCGGCCGAGCAGGGACTGGGCGTAGGCGTGGCCGTCCTCGGCGCTCCGGCGGATCATCGCCAGACCGCGGTCTGGATCGGTCTCCAGACCGTCGCCCTCGACCAGCCGGCGGCCGTAATCGGTGCGCGACTGCAGATGGCCGGCTTCGGCGGCCTTCTGGCGCCAGGCGAGGGCATCTGATTGCGAGGCCGGGACGATGTCGCCCTCCTCGTAGAGTCGGGCCAGTTTGGTCATGGCCCAGGTCTCTCCCTGGGCGGCCCGCATCTCCAGCAGTCGGATCGCTTCCGACGCATGCTCCGGGCCGGCGTCCATTCGGGCGAGGCGGAGATGGGCGTCCGGATCGCCGGTCCGGGCGGCCCGCGCGTACAGCTCCCGGGCCTTCTCCATGTCCCGGGGCACGCCCTCTCCGGCCTCGTAGAGCTCGGCGAGCGGATAGGCGGCCCGGTCGTAGGGCACGACCGTCTTGTTCGTGTCCAGCGCGAGCCGGAACAGCTCGGCCGCCCGCGCCGGATCGCGCGGCACTCCGTCGCCCTCGGCATAGAGGGTGCCGAGCTGGAAGGCCGCGTGGCCGCGGCGACGGGACAGTTTCTGTGTAGCCAGCTCCAGGTATTCGGCGGCCTTCGCCTTGTCCCGTTCGACGCCCCAGCCGTTGAGATAGGCCCGGCCGAGCTCGTAATTGCCCTGGGGATAGCCGTCATCGGCCAGCCGCCGGAAAGTCGGCAGGGCCGCCTCGTACTGGCCGCGGCCGGCCATCGCCTCGGCTTCGCGGTAGTCGTCCTTCATCCCGCCGGGAAGTTTCCAGTATCCGCCGGTGGCGCCGGCGCAGGCGGTAAGCGTCACCAGGGCCGCGGCCATCAGGGCGTGGCGGGACGCGCGTATCGGAATCTTTCGGGCCATGGTCAGCCTCCCTTGTCGATGAGTTTGGGATCGGGGACGCCCAGGTCCGCATCCTCGCCTTCCTGCAGCGCGTGCAGGCGCTCCTCGCATTCCACGCGCCAGGCGGTGTCCCGCGCGTCGCGCCATTGCGGGTGCTTGGCGCAGTAGTCGTCGCGCAGCCGGAAGGAGCGATCGGCCAGGGTGGCGATCTCGGTTTCCTGTTCCGTTTCGCTGGGGCGGTAGAAGTAGAGGGTGACGAAGCCGCCGGCGCTGCGGTTGTAGATCGGCCGCCGGCTCCGCACGATGCGGTCGACCCGGTCGGAGGGGAAGCGGGCGCCGTAGACCTCCATCCAGGCGAAATACTGCGGGTCGTCCATGAACCAGAGGTCCTGACGCTCGCCCACCTGTTCGGCGAAGGCGTCCGGGTCCTCCAGAGCGTCGAGCGAGTAGTTGACCAGCGTGTGCAGCGAGCGGCCGTCGACCTCCATCTCGTAGATGTCGTAGCCCTGCCGCTCGAGCATCTCGGCGATGAAGACCAGGTAGAGCGTGGCGTAGTTCTGATAGTGGAGGCGGCGGGAGCCGCGCAGCATCTCGCGCGGCAGGCTCCCGTCGGCATTCATCTCCCGCAGCGCCGAGTAGATCGCGCTGACGCCGAACCGCAGCAGGTCGTCGTCGTCGGTGGCGATGCCGATAACGGAGGCGTGCAGGCCGCGTCGGTAGAAGTGGTTGTTGCAGCAGGACAAGGCGATGGTGTGGAAGCCGGCATGGCGCCTGGAGGCGGCCTTCAGCCACGCCTCGATCTTGTCGGCCGCCTCGGGCCGGGTCGCCCGGATCTCGTCGCGCAAGATGGAATAGCTGAAGCCGGCGGCGAACAGCGAGGACTCCACCGCGAACCAAGCCTGGGGCGTGGTCGGCTTGTATTCGAAATGCAGGAAGCCGTCGCCGTCGGCCCAGCGGCCCAGGAAGTCGGCGACGCACTCAGCGTAGTACGGATCGCCGGTGACCACATAGCGGCCGGCGAGCTTGGAGACCGCGTCCTCGAACTTGAAGAACGGCTCGGCCGCGAGGCGCCAGGAATCCGGTTGCGGGTAAAAGCCGGGAAGGGCGAAGCGGTCGTTCAGCACCGGCAGGTCCTTCAGGTTCCGGCAGCTGCTGCCAAGCCTGAGCTTCTCGATCTCCTGTTTGATGAGGGCGGAATCCTGCTGTTTCAGCCAGCGCCGGCGGGCCTCAACGTCGAAGTATCCGGCCGAGGGGTCGGTGACCGTATAGCCGGACAGGTCGAAGGACTTGCGGTCCTCCGGCGTCACCAGGTTGGCATCCTTCAGAGCGGACTCGTCCGCCGCCCCCGCCGGAGCGGCCGTCAGGCAGACGGCCGCCACCGCGGCGCGGGCAATCCCGAGCATGGTTCTCGGCAACAGCTCCGTCATGGTGCGCCTCCCGCGAACAGCTCGATGCTGTCGAAATCGACGGTCTGATCCTTCGGGCTCGCCCATTTCCGGCTGCTGCCGCCGAAGAAGGTGCTGAACATCAGGCCGTCGATGCCGGCATCGGCCACCGTGCGGTAGACGAGGTCGGTCTGCTCGATGACCTGCTTGCCGTCGATCCAGACGCGCACGATGCCGTCGGCCCGGTCGGGGTCGTTCAGCACGACCTCCTGCTGGATCTCCATCCACCGGCCGGGTTCGAAACTCCAGTTGCCGCGGCCGATGCTCGCGCCGTAGTCGGTTTGCTTGTTGGCGACATAGGCGTAGACCTCGCCTTCGCCGTCGCGCCGCCACATGAGGCGCATGCTGAAGCCCTTGGTGCCGTCGACCTTTTCGCCGCCGGAGGGGGCTTCGCCGCCGTAGAGGCCCGGCAACTTGCCGCCGCGCACGAACGCGAACCCGTCCTCGAAACGCACCCGGTAACGCAGACAGGCGCGCTCGGTGTCGTCCGGGAGCAGCCGAGCGACGAAACCGGCCCCGCCGAGGGGACGCTTGTCCTTGCTCGACGGATTGATGGAATCCTTCGGGTAGCGGACCGTCAGCCGGCCGCCGTTCTCCCCGCTGGAGACCGTCACGTTCTCGTCGAGTCCCCAGACCCGGTCCATCGTCAGGGCGCGCTTGGCCAGCGCGTCCTCCACGCCGCCGGTACCGGGCAGGTCGGCGGGCAGGTCCAGCGACCAAACCCGGTCGTAGCGGCCGGCGCAGGCGGCGATCGGCGCCGTGGGCTCGGACGCCTTCTTGTCGATCTTCGGCAGGCCGCCCGAACTGGCCGTGCCGGTTGGGCCGGCGACCAGGATCGTGGCCACGAGGGCGGTCACCCCGAGGCTGGCGAGCACGGGGAGGGCCGATTTCGGCCCCCTCCGGCTCAGGATCGAGCGCAGTCTCTCGTTTCGCTGTCCCATGGGGCTCACTCCGCTGCCTGACCGAAGCTCGGCTGCGGCACCTGGGCGAGATCGTCCAGGCTATCCCGGCGTCCGATACCGACCACGGCCACGCCGTGCTCTTCCAACTTGCCGGCGTCCATCGTGTTGCGCAGGTCGACCACAATGTTGGTCCGCATCGCGCGGGCCATCGTCTCCGGGTCGAGATCGCGGTATTCCGGCCAGTCGGTGAGGATGACCGCCACATCGGCGCCATCGAGGGTTTCGGCCACGGTCTCGCCGTAGGTGATGCCGGAGAAGGTTTCCCGCGCCGCCGGCATCGCCACCGGATCGTGGGCCCGCACCTCGGCGGCGCGACGCACGAGCTCCGGCACCACGAACAGACTGGGGGATTCCCGCAGATCGTCGGTTCCCGCCTTGAAGGCGAGGCCGAGCACCGCCACCCGCGCGTTCGACAGGTCGCCGTCGCAGGCGTCGGCAACCCGCTGCACCAGATGCAGCTTGCGCGCCTCGTTGGCATGAACGGCGGCGGACACCACGCGCTGGCGGATGCCAAGCCGTTCGGAGGAGGTCACGAAGGCCCGGGTGTCCTTCGGGAAGCAGGACCCGCCGAAGCCGGGGCCGGCCTTCAGGAACTGGCTGCCGATGCGGCTGTCGAGACCGATCGCGTCGGCCACGGAGCGCACGTCGCCCCCCGCCTGCTCGCACAGGTCGGCCACCTCGTTGATGAAGGCGATCTTGGTGGCGAGGAAGCTGTTCGCCGCGTATTTCGAGATCTCCGCCGTCGACCGGTCGACCACGAGTACTGGGATGCCGCGCTCCTCGATCGGACCGTAGAGTTCGCGCATGGCGGCGGCCGCCCAGTCCGTCTCGGCGCCGATGACCACCCGGTCCGGCTCGACGAAGTCGCGCACCGCGCTGCCTTCGCGCAGAAACTCCGGATTGGAGACGATGGCGACGTCGGCCTCCGGTGCCACGGTGGCGAACAGCGCTTCCAGGCGCTGGCCGGTGCCGATCGGCACGGTCGACTTGGTCGCGATCACCGTGCGGCCGCGCAGCAGCGGCGCCAGTTCCTCCGCCGCGGCGATCACCGCAGAGATGTCGGCGCTGCCGTCCTCATCGTTGGTCGGGGTGCCGACGGCGATGAAGATCACGTCGGACTGCGGAATCGCGTCCTGATAGGCGGAGGCGAAGCGCAGACTGCCATTGGCCTGTGTCCGGGTGACGATCTCCGTCAGGCCCGGCTCGTAGATCGGCACGCTGCCGGCCCGCAGCGCCGCCACCTTGCTCTCGTCCTTGTCGATGCAGGTCACGTCGAAGCCGAAGTCCGCGATGCAGGCGCCGGCGACGAGTCCGACATAGCCGGTTCCGATAACGGTTACTTTCATGGGTCGTTCTCCTGAAAATCCTTGGATTCCGCCCCCCAGCGGTGCAGGCCCTGGCTCAGGAACCTGCCGGTGTCTCGGTTGGCCGGGCGAGGGAGAGCGCGTCGTCCTCCCCCGTCCCGAGGGTGATGGTCGGGTCGCCGGACGGTTTGTCCGTCCAGGGCAACAGGGCGTGGATGTCGACGCCGGAGACGTCGGACAGGGTGGCGACGCTCTCGTCCCAGAAGTCGGCTGCCTGGGCCTCCCAGGTGTCGAACTTCGACGAGATGTCGGAGAAGGAGACCTCCACCGGGGTGCCCACGCCGATCCCGCGCAGCGGTTCTTCCGGCGCGATCAGCAGGGTCGCCTTCGACAGGTCCTGACGGACCCAGCGCGGGAAGCCGGCCCGGGGGCGGCGGCTGCCCTCGACGCTGAGGTCGACGATGCGGCCCCAGACGTTCTGCCCGGTATTGGGCGAATAGATGTTGGCGCGCTGGCTGCGGGTCAGCCGGGGAACGGCATCCATCGGGATCTGCGCCTCGACCAGCATCTCGTCGGCGCCGCGCGGCACGAGGGAATAGACCTTGTCGCCCGGTTCGACCCAGGCTTCGCCGGCGCCGCCATGGGCCCAGTGCACGATGCAGTCGCACGGGCTGTAGAGCACGTTCTCGCTCTGCCGGGTCTCCAGGGCGGAGACCTTGGCGCGCTGCAGGTTGGTCTGGGCGTCGAGCTGCTCCAGCCGCTTCTCGATGCTGAGCAGGTCGACCACGCTCATTCCGGTGTCGTCGTCGGTCCGCGACAGCGCGGCGTCGATGGTGCTGCCGGCATCGACCCGGCCGGCTTCCACGGCCTCGTTCAGGGTCGACAGAAGCTGCTCGTTGTAGCGCAGGGTCGCCTGGGCCAGGGACAGCTCGGCCTTCAGGTCGGCACTGCTGACCCGGCCGATCTCCTGATCGCGTTCGACCACGTCGCCCGGCCGCAGCTCGACACCGGTGAAGCGCCCCTTGCCCGGGGCGTTCACGTCGAGCCGGGCCGCGGTGGTGGCGGCGAAGGGGGACTCGATCACGAAGACCGAGTCGTAGATCGCGGCGACCGCGACGGCCGTGGCGCAGAGCATCAACGCGGCGATGCCGACCACCCGGCCGGTTCTCCTGCCGCTCTTCCCGTTGCCGTCGGCGGCACCGCCCGGGGCGGCCTTGCTGCGCCGGGCGACCTGGCCGTCGCTCGGGCTGAGCAGCCCGTCGAAGGAAATCAGCCGACCGGAGAGCTGGGCGG
It includes:
- a CDS encoding alginate lyase family protein, giving the protein MTELLPRTMLGIARAAVAAVCLTAAPAGAADESALKDANLVTPEDRKSFDLSGYTVTDPSAGYFDVEARRRWLKQQDSALIKQEIEKLRLGSSCRNLKDLPVLNDRFALPGFYPQPDSWRLAAEPFFKFEDAVSKLAGRYVVTGDPYYAECVADFLGRWADGDGFLHFEYKPTTPQAWFAVESSLFAAGFSYSILRDEIRATRPEAADKIEAWLKAASRRHAGFHTIALSCCNNHFYRRGLHASVIGIATDDDDLLRFGVSAIYSALREMNADGSLPREMLRGSRRLHYQNYATLYLVFIAEMLERQGYDIYEMEVDGRSLHTLVNYSLDALEDPDAFAEQVGERQDLWFMDDPQYFAWMEVYGARFPSDRVDRIVRSRRPIYNRSAGGFVTLYFYRPSETEQETEIATLADRSFRLRDDYCAKHPQWRDARDTAWRVECEERLHALQEGEDADLGVPDPKLIDKGG
- a CDS encoding polysaccharide lyase, which encodes MGQRNERLRSILSRRGPKSALPVLASLGVTALVATILVAGPTGTASSGGLPKIDKKASEPTAPIAACAGRYDRVWSLDLPADLPGTGGVEDALAKRALTMDRVWGLDENVTVSSGENGGRLTVRYPKDSINPSSKDKRPLGGAGFVARLLPDDTERACLRYRVRFEDGFAFVRGGKLPGLYGGEAPSGGEKVDGTKGFSMRLMWRRDGEGEVYAYVANKQTDYGASIGRGNWSFEPGRWMEIQQEVVLNDPDRADGIVRVWIDGKQVIEQTDLVYRTVADAGIDGLMFSTFFGGSSRKWASPKDQTVDFDSIELFAGGAP
- a CDS encoding UDP-glucose/GDP-mannose dehydrogenase family protein; this translates as MKVTVIGTGYVGLVAGACIADFGFDVTCIDKDESKVAALRAGSVPIYEPGLTEIVTRTQANGSLRFASAYQDAIPQSDVIFIAVGTPTNDEDGSADISAVIAAAEELAPLLRGRTVIATKSTVPIGTGQRLEALFATVAPEADVAIVSNPEFLREGSAVRDFVEPDRVVIGAETDWAAAAMRELYGPIEERGIPVLVVDRSTAEISKYAANSFLATKIAFINEVADLCEQAGGDVRSVADAIGLDSRIGSQFLKAGPGFGGSCFPKDTRAFVTSSERLGIRQRVVSAAVHANEARKLHLVQRVADACDGDLSNARVAVLGLAFKAGTDDLRESPSLFVVPELVRRAAEVRAHDPVAMPAARETFSGITYGETVAETLDGADVAVILTDWPEYRDLDPETMARAMRTNIVVDLRNTMDAGKLEEHGVAVVGIGRRDSLDDLAQVPQPSFGQAAE
- a CDS encoding alginate biosynthesis protein Alg44; this encodes MDLGNSTPRPGGRGEGKATSETGVSQRRPVHPSGTRRETPSSAASQSRTGGITSERRDERRHVRVHLPFEVKTEHGTFDGRDLSVTGCAVAGLIPDGVSEPLAVEATVPFRGFLLQLPFTATVSHRSTVDGAPVTGLEIVSMDDQERTLLSRLITAQLSGRLISFDGLLSPSDGQVARRSKAAPGGAADGNGKSGRRTGRVVGIAALMLCATAVAVAAIYDSVFVIESPFAATTAARLDVNAPGKGRFTGVELRPGDVVERDQEIGRVSSADLKAELSLAQATLRYNEQLLSTLNEAVEAGRVDAGSTIDAALSRTDDDTGMSVVDLLSIEKRLEQLDAQTNLQRAKVSALETRQSENVLYSPCDCIVHWAHGGAGEAWVEPGDKVYSLVPRGADEMLVEAQIPMDAVPRLTRSQRANIYSPNTGQNVWGRIVDLSVEGSRRPRAGFPRWVRQDLSKATLLIAPEEPLRGIGVGTPVEVSFSDISSKFDTWEAQAADFWDESVATLSDVSGVDIHALLPWTDKPSGDPTITLGTGEDDALSLARPTETPAGS